The DNA sequence TCTGCTTTTCCCTCTCGCTGGAAGTTGCTCCTTTGTTCAAGCCTAAGGTAGTGGAGCTCTTCAACAAGCATCTCACAGCAATTGcaatataagataaaaataaatacccGTTAAACTCATAAAATACGCAacctttaacatccaaacaaaaaattattcacGACAAAAGTGAAAGCAAAAGGGGAGAGGAGAGGGAGGTGTTCCTTGATCTGTGAAACTGGCACCACGCTGTGCCCTCCGACTCTAGGATCCACATAGCCCAAGGCCTTTGCCCGAGTCACATGGTTCAAACTTCAACTCTCGACTTGGGTCGGGCAAGCCAGTATTGTCCATTGAGTGGGAACACAGTCCGACCACATTAATTTCCTTCGCTCGACACATTCCAAGTGGTAAAAAAGtccttattttttttgggtttttgggtTCTATTCTGGAAATTCATGCAGTGCTTTGAATTTGGCAGAGATTTGAGAATACTTAATGTTGCTTATCAGACTGGTTGTCAAAATTATACCGAGCGCTTGAACTCCCATCCCATGCCAGCTGCTTCTTCATGGGGAAAAATCACTTGAAGtctgatattttttagataacTTTGATAATTGTGTGATACAAAGGTTGaaaaaactttataatatacatTAATTGTCATGCTCCAATTAGACCCTTCTGAAAGAggccacattatatatatagtcagtaAGATCAGATACTTCCGTGCATATATGTAAAAAGCTTTAATCAGAAGTTGGGATCAAATTTAGGGTAATTTCTATTGTAATCGACCGACGTCTAAACTTGAAAATCTTCTTGAAGCAGCAAAAGCAATTCAAAAATTCATCATGCATGAGGATAAACAACGAATTAAGTTGTTTTCTTTCTTAAGCTCAAAGAAAGATgaaagagtaattttacatacaattgtaaagtgcgtaaacgccgttgcgtaatcattttgaaaaagtgtgaggttcactattaaatttttttttttttttcatgtggatctcatgttttattcacttttttcaaaacgattacgtggcGGTTGcacaattatatattttctcatatatcttaactatcattttttttagactTTGCAATTTCAATCACAACCTTAATTGCTGTCACGATTGTTCCACATGATGAGTActcatgtaatattatttttggttgatCTTGATGGCTATCTAAAATAAGGGTATAAATCGTCGAAAAATGGTTGTCTATATATGGTCCAAGTCGCTAGTCTTGatacaaattaaattagaaagaaTTTGAAAGCCTCGACCAGAAAGAAATaatagtagctagctagctagctaggatggaTGATTATGCGCAAAAAATGGACCAAAAATAAACAGTAGTGGCTAAGATTAATGCGAGGCTCTCAAATTTGGAAAACATTTGTAACTAACGATCTAATTTTGTGAGGACTTTTCTACCACACGTTTGTAACGATATTTTCGGTTGACCTCtccttttaatttaaatatgccTCCatccacaaaatataatatgtcagaGCAAGGGGCATCATAAACCCTGCCCAAAAAAGACTGCCCCAGCAGCTCTGTAGTGTCTTTTCATTtgaaggtacgtacgtacgttgcaTGCCATCTTGTATTGTAATAGTATGATCAAAGGAATAGaccttataaaataattagaaaaaaaaaatatatatatatatatatatatatatccacacgCACATGCATCTTAATTACTAATTgttcttaatatttttgtttttccttcagtgatttataagaaaaaacattcttaaaaaaatggctTTTGGAGGATACAATGATGTATCCAACCATGGACACCAGAAGAAACACAAGAAGTATGCCATTATTGGCGTCTCTTCCCTTTTGCTGGTGGCCATGGTAGCTGCTGTGGCCGTTGGCGCGACTCGCAACAAGGCTGATGGATCATCTAAATCTGATGGCAATGGCGAGGTTTCAACATCAATGAAGGCAGTTAAGGCCATTTGCCAGCCCACTGATTATAAAGAAACCTGCGAGAAAAGCTTGTCCTCGGCGGCTGGGAACGTCACCGACCctaaagagcttatcaagatCGGCTTCCATGTCACAGTTCAGGAAATTCATGCAGCAATAGCAAACTCCACCACATTAAAAAATCTAGCCAAGGACCCCAGAGCATCTCAAGCCTTGGAGAACTGCAAAGAGCTCCTTGATTATGCCATCGATGATCTCCAAGAGTCTTTCAACAAGATCGGTGCCTTCGACGTCAGCAAGCTCGACGATTACGTTGCCGACCTCCAGGTCTGGCTTAGTGGTGCAATCACCTACGAGCAGACTTGCTTGGATGGGTTCGAGAACACCACGGGTGATGCCGGGGACAAGATGAAGGAGGTTTTGAAGACTACACAAGAACTCACCAAGAATGGCCTTGCCATGGTGACCGAGATCTCGAATGTCTTGACCAATCTTCAAATTCCAGGGTTGAACCGGAGGCTTCTTTGGGATGAGGATCCTAGTGGGGCCGGCTTCCGTAAAACATATGATGAACCACATGATAAGGACCCAACGTCCACTAATCGACAGCTACTTTGGGATAATGGAAGTGGCTTCGATCAAGAGCTCGCTGACCCGCAGAGGAAGCCCGTGGAGGCCACCAACCGGCAGCTTCTTTGGGATAATGGGAGCGGCTTCGACGAACGACACGATGACAAGCAGAGGAAGCCCTTGGAGTCCACCAACCGCCAGCTTCTTTGGGATGCAAGCGGCTTCGACGATGATCTCGATGACAGGCAGAGGAACATGGAGTCCACCAACCGCCGGCTTCTTTGGGATGCAAGCGGCTTCGACGATGATCTCGATGACAGGCAGAGGAACATGGAGTCCACCAACCGCCGGCTTCTTTGGGATGCAGGCGGCTTCGACGATGATCTCGATGACAGGCAGAGGAACATGGAGTCCACCAACCGCCGGCTTCTTTGGGATAATGGGAGCGGCTTCGACGAACGGCACGATGACAAGCAGAGGAAGCCCTTGGAGTCCACCAACCGCCAGCTTCTTTGGGATGCAAGCGGCTTCGACGATGATCTCGATGACAGGCAAAGGAACATGGAGTCCACCAACCGCCGGCTTCTTTGGGATGCAAGCGGCTTCGACGATGATCTCGATGACAGGCAGAGGAACATGGAGTCCACCAACCGCCGGCTTCTTTGGGATGCAAGCGGCTTCGACGATGATCTCGATGACAGGCAGAGGAACATGGAGTCCACCAACCGCCGGCTTCTTTGGGATGCAAGCGGCTTCGACGATGATCTCGATGACAGGCAGAGGAACACGGAGTCCACCAACCGCCGGCTTCTTTGGGATGCAAGCGGCTTCGACGATGATCTCGATGACAGGCAGAGGAACATGGAGTCCACCAACCGCCGGCTTCTTTGGGATGCAAGCGGCTTCGACGATGATCTCGATGACAGGCAGAGGAACATGGAGTCCACCAACCGCCGGCTTCTTTGGGATGCAAGCGGCTTCGACGATGATCTCGATGACAGGCAGAGGAACATGGAGTCCACCAACCGCCGGCTTCTTTGGGATGCAAGCGGCTTCGACGATGATCTTGATGACAGGCAGAGGAACATGGAGTCCACCAACCGCCGTCTTCTTTGGGATGCAAGCGGCTTCGACGATGATCTCGATGACAGGCAGAGGAACATGGAGTCCACCAACCGCCGGCTTCTTTGGGATAATGGAAGCGGCTTCGACGATGATCTCGATGACAGGCACCTCCCTGCATGGATCAATGGCCGTCAAAGGAAGCTTCTGGGGTCTACCAATACAGGGGACATCAAGGCTGACGTAGTGGTGGCAAAGGATGGAAGTGGCAAGTATAAGACCATCAATGAAGCACTCATGGACATTCCCAAGAACAACAACAAGACCTTCGTGATTTATATCAAGGAAGGAGTTTATCAGGAGCATGTCATGCTTGACAAGCACATGACCCACGTTACTATGATTGGAGATGGCCCCACGAAGACCAAGATCACAGGAAATAAGAACTTCGTCGATGGAACCCCCACGTTCAAGACTGCCACAGTTTGTAAGTACATATATGCATATCACTTTGtgcctctctttccctctcagtttaaattaaataaatacaaaagagACTAGTCAATATTGAGCCtatcttccattttcttctaaGGTTTGCTACACGTTTTTTTAGTAtgtatcttaattattatgcCATCGCTTACAAAGGAGAGTATGTTTTGAGCCTATGTATTCTATTTCcttttccaaatattttatgatagcTTAGAGGGTTTATTATCTTTTGGTTGTTGCAGCGGCGATTGGAAGCAACTTCTTGGCCAAGAACATTGGATTCGAGAACTCTGCAGGAGCTGAGAAGCACCAGGCTGTGGCACTACGCGTCCAATCCGACATGTCCATCTTCTATAACTGCCAGATGGATGGGTACCAAGACACCCTCTATGCCCACACCCACCGCCAATTCTATCGAGATTGCACCATCTCCGGCACCATCGACTTCATTTTTGGCAACGCAGCCGCAGTGTTCCAAAACTGCAAGATGATCGTCAGGAAGCCAATGGACAACCAGCAGTGCATCGTAACAGCCCAAGGGAGGATAGACAGGCGCGAGCCCACCGCACTCGTCCTTCAGGGCTGCACATTCACCGCCGAACCAGCATATCTCCCACTCAAGGATAAGAACAAGGCTTTCCTTGGTAGACCATGGAAGCAATATTCAAGAACCATCATTATGCAGAGTCATATCGAGGGCTTCATCCAGCCTGAGGGGTGGTTGCCATGGATGGGTGACTTCGCTCTCAACACACTCTTCTACACTGAGATCGACAACGATGGTCCTGGTGCGGCCACGACCAATAGAGTCAAATGGCGAGGCATCAAGAAGGTCAATTTGGAACATGCTAAGAAATTCACTGCTGGAACCTTCATTGGTGGCGATAAGTGGATCAAGCCCGTTGGAGTGCCTTACGTTTCTGGCTTGATGTAATTCGCGAAGATAACAGCTCATAGTTAGTCCTCTATATATAAAGGATTAAACCGGTCTCCGCCTTCATTAATTAAGCTATCTACATTTTTGCCCccatcattatttttcttgcCTTCTGAAGAACTGTACGTAGCACCAGATCATTATCGTTAATAAAGCcaaagaatgagagaaattTCATGTTGATGTTCATGTGAATCCCCATCATGCTGaggtcaaatatatatatatatatataggagaaaCTATATCTCAATCTGCATTCATGGttaattaatgattttattatctcCTCTCATTTTGTGAATAATGTATTGCAAATTTATGACGCAACGATACGATATTCATATCACGTACATATATTATACAACTGTACGTACTTGGCTCTGGCAGCCctctttaaacattttacgTAGGCCTGACACACCGTTGGATCgatcaaaaatataaattgtttgGGACATGagataaatacaaaaatcatctttcatttcatctcatcattataattttcttcaactatcacacaaaatataataaacaattcaattttttcaaatcttaaaacaataataatattttaaacttttgtctaaaactaaaaatagcTAACGGTCATCCCTTCTACGGGAGGTCTCTCTCTGAAATTTTTTGAGTGTTCTTTATGATCTTTAGAATTATTCTCATCACTAGTAGATTGTTCATTTACTTTGACATCGGAGTGATCTCGGACGTGTCACCGGAGCCCTTTCTTCCTCTTAGTTGCAGGTAGCATGAGCTTGGTTATCGTGGAAGTGCTTAGGCTACAAAACAGGACATCAAAGCGGTGTCTTCTGTGGGGTCTATTTTTCCATAAAAGCGTGTACTTCGCATACCGGCAACGATGCAGTCCCAAACTACATGAAGGGGAGACAACGAGGAAGGGACGATGGAAGCGAGACTCACGAGCATGGAGGAGACAGTAAAGAAGCTGACGGAAGAAGCTGGGATGCTACGCCAGGAGAATGCGGCCCTTAGGCACACCAACGAAGAGCTAGTGGGAGGCAGAGAACTAAGTGGCAACGAACACGAAGATTCGAGGCAGGTCCTACGAATGCCGCGGCGGAGGAGGAGAGACGCAAGATGCACATCCAAATCCGAGAGCTTGGGTATAAATGCGTGTAGATGGCTAAGAAGATAGATACGCTATCCACTATTGACCAGCTACTCGTCAGTATCGACCTCCCATACAGCGCGGAGGTCATGGCAGTGCCACTTCCCCCAAGTTCAGGGTCTCCCAGATGGAAATGTACGATGGATTCAAAAACCCGCTGGAGCACCTGGAGACGTTCAAAGTCCACATGACCCTGCATGGTTTCCTAGGAGAAATCGCCTGCCGAGCCTTCCCATTGACACTAAAAGTGGCCGCCCATACCTAGTTTGGGTTGCTGACATCGAGAATAGTAGATAGCTTTGAAGAGCTCGCCTGTTTCTTCATGATGCAATTCTTGGCAAGTCAGAAGATAAGACGTCCGGCAGCTTACCTCCTGACTGTCAAACAACGTGATGGTAAAAATCTGAAGTCATACCTCTTCCGACTTAGCTagctaaatttcttaattaattcattcttattttaatgtttttgaaataaaatatttttctatattgataaattattaaaaagaaaacgaGTTAAAAGTTAATAGTTATAGCTTGGTTCCTAATGTTGACATTGGGGCCTGTGGTATTCATAACCCGGCCCATAGGTAGATATTATGGAGTGGATCGATCATGACAAaagtcttttatttatttatttatttatttatttatttatttatttattttgcatacgACATCCATGAtgatctcattttaaaaaacttgCATATTGCAATTAAATAcctaatctttttataattctcttcctctcttctcagcactttgttttcttcttcttcaacatcTAGAAACAACccaatcatatttttaattactgcAAAGGGAGGAAGGTGAATATTGTTGGGGAGAAAAGGAGccaatttttctctctccatccATACGAATGCTCCAATATTCTAATTTTGGGAGGTTTTTATATATTACatggtattttaggaaaatattagataatctcaaaatatatatagatgacgTGCTAAACTCTTTTTATCATTAAAGTCatttatataaacaataattttaattgacttaatatcttataatataatagaaatattgtgtttgtattttgAGAGTAACTAAGAATCACTCCAAAACTTTAGGTTGATATAACatattagagcattctcatgggattagccaaatgtaaattcaaattttagttaAGGAAAAATCTTCTAACTGGAACATCTATTTTTGGGCTGAGACCAGCCTTCAATAAGAACCGGCCACGTAGCAGTCCCATTTCACTAATAATGGGACGCAATGTA is a window from the Juglans regia cultivar Chandler chromosome 7, Walnut 2.0, whole genome shotgun sequence genome containing:
- the LOC108999678 gene encoding probable pectinesterase/pectinesterase inhibitor 21 produces the protein MAFGGYNDVSNHGHQKKHKKYAIIGVSSLLLVAMVAAVAVGATRNKADGSSKSDGNGEVSTSMKAVKAICQPTDYKETCEKSLSSAAGNVTDPKELIKIGFHVTVQEIHAAIANSTTLKNLAKDPRASQALENCKELLDYAIDDLQESFNKIGAFDVSKLDDYVADLQVWLSGAITYEQTCLDGFENTTGDAGDKMKEVLKTTQELTKNGLAMVTEISNVLTNLQIPGLNRRLLWDEDPSGAGFRKTYDEPHDKDPTSTNRQLLWDNGSGFDQELADPQRKPVEATNRQLLWDNGSGFDERHDDKQRKPLESTNRQLLWDASGFDDDLDDRQRNMESTNRRLLWDASGFDDDLDDRQRNMESTNRRLLWDAGGFDDDLDDRQRNMESTNRRLLWDNGSGFDERHDDKQRKPLESTNRQLLWDASGFDDDLDDRQRNMESTNRRLLWDASGFDDDLDDRQRNMESTNRRLLWDASGFDDDLDDRQRNMESTNRRLLWDASGFDDDLDDRQRNTESTNRRLLWDASGFDDDLDDRQRNMESTNRRLLWDASGFDDDLDDRQRNMESTNRRLLWDASGFDDDLDDRQRNMESTNRRLLWDASGFDDDLDDRQRNMESTNRRLLWDASGFDDDLDDRQRNMESTNRRLLWDNGSGFDDDLDDRHLPAWINGRQRKLLGSTNTGDIKADVVVAKDGSGKYKTINEALMDIPKNNNKTFVIYIKEGVYQEHVMLDKHMTHVTMIGDGPTKTKITGNKNFVDGTPTFKTATVSAIGSNFLAKNIGFENSAGAEKHQAVALRVQSDMSIFYNCQMDGYQDTLYAHTHRQFYRDCTISGTIDFIFGNAAAVFQNCKMIVRKPMDNQQCIVTAQGRIDRREPTALVLQGCTFTAEPAYLPLKDKNKAFLGRPWKQYSRTIIMQSHIEGFIQPEGWLPWMGDFALNTLFYTEIDNDGPGAATTNRVKWRGIKKVNLEHAKKFTAGTFIGGDKWIKPVGVPYVSGLM